aaaTCTTCTGTTATTCAACAGGACCATAGCTGGTTTATGACCATATTCACTCAGTCCTGAATATACTTACTGACTGTGCCACCATTCCATCTCTTGTATAAAGAATACAAAAAGTCAAGTCTAGGTCAAACAGTTTCTTTGCATTGTCTTCAATGACTGACACCTTATTTTGGGACAGTGTCGCATAGTTCTAGACGCACCATGCCAAGGGCAACATCATCTCTTCTTgattctttaagaattttaatgtttctatgaaaaaCAACTCATTTATTTAAACTTGTCGAGCTGGTCTGCCTACATTTTCCTTGTACAACAAACCTCTGATCATAGCAATCAATCTGGTGAGCCTTTGCTGCACACCCTCTATTCTTGGTGTGGCCTCAATAGAGTCCTATATAGTATTTTTACTCTTGCAATCAAATCTATCATCCACTTCGTCAGCACTTCTTAACTCTTCAAATACAAGGTCACAGTATGTCCTACAGTATACCTGGCATTTCACATCAACTATTTACTTCTCTATCATTTCTATTATCATTACATATGATTTCCCACAGCAATTTATCAAGAGCTCACAAATCCCAAGCACACAATTTCTTCAACCATTCATACTGACAAGGAAAAGCATGCACTCCACACTAATATATGCCCTGCCACATTTCGATATCTTTCTGCTTTGTTCAGTTAGCAATCTTGATATCTTTGAAACTAATCCCCAAATGAGCGAGTTCACTAATGAGATACCAAATTTGCACATCACAGCAGGGAAACGACCTTAGTCCACTGAATCCATATCTATCACAAAGCACAAATTTACTCTCCCATTTTATTCTACCCAAGCTTTCATCATCTCTCTAGACTCGTTTAAATTGAGTTTTTGTCCTATGAACAAGTACAGAAAGatacaagtacaatgaaaatcttgcttgcagcagcactacAGGCAGAAACACTTAAACGCATAAAACATTATTTGTGCACAAATTGCACTTAGCCTTTCTAAAAGACTGCAACACCAAAAAAGCagatgcaaaacacaattagaaaaataaaaaagtccACGGTAGTGAGAACTGATCCGAAGTGTTCcattgttgaggtaggattagggttgtggggTTTTTCAAGATTCTGATTGTAGGAAAGTAGATATTCCaagagaaaactgcagatgctggaatcttgagcaaatcacaaagtgctggaggaactcagctggtcaggcagcactggGAGAattaatggacaggtgatgtttttggtcaggatccttcttcagactgatacgagTATGAGAGAGAAAGATGAAAAAGAGGCAGTGGTGaaacaaagcctggcgagtgatgggtAGATATAGGGGAGGGCTTTtaactgttcatgaacctggtggTGTCAGGCTTCTTGACTTCTTGTCGAGCGCCGGAAGTGAGAGGCATGTCCTCTTCTCACCTCCATACAGTAACCAATAAACCTGCCCAGCGTGTCtgctaccagctatgccactgcaCCATCCAAATTTACTGGTATGTATCAGTTAACCTCACAGTAACCTTGTTGTTATTGTTTGAATGCCAAGTGAGTGAATAATGTACTAAGAACTCAATGTGCAACACTCATGGCCACTTACTACAGAAGTGCAACTCGTGGTGCTAGTGTTTTCCAAGGTCACTTAGTATCAGAAGTGTTCTTTTGGCCCCATTGATGACGCAAGCTTTTGTCATATCTGTCACTAGAAAAGGTGTCCATTTCAGCCAAAAAAGGTATTTTGCACAAACTACCAGGAAAATGCAGAGAAATCAATAAATGTTGGAATCAAACAATATGGGGATTATGCAAGAAAATTGTCTTCAGTAGGTTTGGCCTGGCTTCAAGGAATGGCGAAGGAATATGGCCTGCTACCATTGCTTTTTCAGGGAATTCCAATTACAAATGTCAGAGACACCAAGAGACAAAACAGCACGCCAAACACAGAATCCCAGGGTACCCAATATTAAAAAAAGCAAGGGATCGCATTAATCAGATGGTTCAAAATACTTTAAACCTAATGGAGGTATTTTTGGGAAGTAACAGCTCAAAATTTAGTCGGCAGTGAAGCAATGTAcagagctatttaaaaaaaatgtcatgtttggTGGTGACATTTTGCAACGGGTAGATGAAATTGATGTGCAGAAGGCAGTTGCAGCTATGATTTCCTCAAACTGCCCAGGTATTAAAATATTCTTATAAATTTTGAACAGGACAGCATTcttcaattaacattttaaatcggCAAATACACATTTGATTGAAGCAGAAAATGAAATAGCACTAATAAACATTAGAATAAAATACTTTGATGTACTTTATGGTTTCAAAATGTCAGACAAGGAAATTAAAATTCATTAGTTTCTCAGAGGCAGATTACTGTATTTGCTAAATGGTAACTAGTACACCATGAACTCAGAAAATATTAGGTATATGAGATTCAAGTTACTTAACAGCAGAGCAAGTTCATAAAGCTAAATTCAAACCAAGCGGTCTTAATTGTTGTGTGCCAGAGAAGACCACAAACTGCAGAGACATTCATTTTGTGCAAGGGAGGGTGACATTGACGAAGGGATAAAAATGAATTGAGTGAGTGTTGAGTGTTTTATGGCcggcatggataggcgacgtttcttgtCGGGACCCTTCACCTAACCAAgccctccagttactccagcagttattGTTTTGCTCAATAAtcgcatctgttgttccttgtgaATCCAGGTAATTTATTGTAGTTATTTGAAGGGAATAAGTGTGGACTTTAAATAAATCTTCTTGGAAATTGATGCCAGATATACAACACTTCATCCGATAGACGATACGTCTGAAATACAATAGCCCTGTGTGTTGGTCCGTCCTCAGAGATTACTTACAATTGCCACGGGAGCTGGCTGACAGGTGAGCGGGTTAACTTGTTGCACATTGCAGTTCTCTCCTGCAAGTGTCCGGCGTGCAAACAcaaatcaaaacaaaacaaatctgGAGCCATGCACGGCTGCGAGCTTTGGGCGGGTCGGATGCAAAGGTGGTGTACGTTTGAGGAAGCAGGCGGGTTACTCACTCTCCAGGTCCAAGTTCTGCCTCGAACTCATCTTGATCTTGTGCTGCAGGTTGTTGGCCACATAATGTGTGAGATCGCCGTCGTGGCTGACCGTGCCCTCCAGCTCCAGCGCGCTCGAAATGGTCGCCCTCCGCCCTTCCACCTTGATGTCGCGGGCTCGGAGGCCGCCCAACACCTGGCTTATGCCGTCAAGGCTCTTGCTGTCCTGCAGGCGGCCGCACACCCAGTCCCGGGTGGCCGGGTTCACTGACACCGGCTTGCTCTGGCCCACCGGCGGCGGGGGCAGCCCAGTGGCGGCAGCTActactccttctcctcctccctcggcGCATTCCGACGATTCGCCGCCGCTCTCCCAAGACTCTTCCTCGCAGCTCTCCGAGGTCTCGGAGGGCGGACTGAACACCGTGGTTTCCCCCTCTGCCTCTGCCATCGCCGTTGTCGGTCGGGATGCGATCGGTTCGGGACCGGGCCTGGCCTGGCCCGAGGAGGCCTCACCTGCCGAGCCGAGCCGAACCGAACCAGCATGCGCACGCGCACTCAGCGCGCCGTCGCCGAGCCGCCCACGTGACCCGGTCCTGAAGCCGCGGGCGCCATTTTGTTTAAGGGCCAAGAAAGTGGGGAAAGAACAGAGCCGGGCTAATTTTCCTCTCCTTTCTTTGTCGAGAAAGGAAAGCGAAAGGAAAACAACCTCCGTCGATTACTTGCGACGCcggagagagaggttggggggacaAGCCGCAGTGGCGGGGCGGAGAGTGGTGCCCGCCAGTGGAGGAAGGCTGGCCGTGAGGAGACCGAGCTggccctacctacctacctaccgtTTGCCATCAGGAACACAGGCCGAGCAACAAAGCCTGGCCAGCGAATCAAACCACCGGCCTCACACCAGTTCCTCCCGCTTCTTCCTCCACAGGGCGGGACTGGAGGGAGGAGCTGGGGGTTGTTCCACCCAGAGTCGAAACGTATGCTAGACCTGTGTATTTTCACCACTTCCCCCTCCTGAATTGATCATAATTAgtttagatagtttagtttagagttttatttagtttagagatacagcgcggaaacaagtccttcggccctccTTACGctcacgagggataatttacaatgttaccatttacaattctgcagttccctcctacacattataatttcaccaagccaattaactacaaaacctgtacatttttggaatgtgggaagaaaccataggacccggagaaaacctacacggtcacaggcaaagatactggtcacagggagaccataccCGTTGTCCGGGAGGCTCCCGCTGCccccaccgtgccgcctttattgtttttattatgatTGCCCCTTATTATGAATGGCCATTTGTAATTTCACCGTATCTTTTATTAAGGCCCTTCAATCTACGTGGTGTTCGTTGTTAATGAAGTCGGTTGAGTTTATGCCCATAAGCACTTTACGGTGAGGTATAgatacaatggaaatcttgctaGCAGCTGCATCACGGGCACATCGAGCCGTACACAGGGAGAAATACATTCTTAACACATAATTGCAGatacaaattatacataaatcatACATAATTTACACAAAACTACCTAAGATAATAAAAAGGAAAGcatactgcaaaaaaaaaaacaagatacgGTTTGTGCAAAACTTAAATAGGTTTAAAAAAATGAGGTTGCCTGGTGGTCTATTGTTGAGGTTACGGTTATTTGGGTTGATTGAAGAAGTGAGTAAAGGTGGTATatggcttgccttcattggttggagcattgagtataagtcaGGCATTCATGGTGCAATTTCACAGGACATTGGTAAGGTTGTATTTGGAGTATCGCAAAGagttctggttgctccattacaggaCAAATGTGTAGGTTTTGAAAAGgaggcagaggaggtttaccaggattgGTTGCAGCAGATAtgtcagtggcatttaaaagacccttggatgtgcagggatatggattatatgtggGTCGATAGCATTGGTCTTGACATGTTTGgcgcaggcattgtgggctgaagggcatggtcCTATGGTGTCCTGTTATATATTCAACGTTGCAGCACCATTCAACCAAATGTTCTATCTTGAACGCTGATTCTTCATCACCCGTGATTTGGCCAACCACAGTGATGTTGTGAATTTAGAaatggcattggagctgtgcttagccacacagtcataggTCTAAAGAGAGCAATGCGGGATGCTAAGTATGCAGCCCTGAGGTACACCtgtgttgatggtcagtgaggaggtGATGTTGTTATTGATCAGCACTGGTTAAACTCTGCTGATgaagaagtcaaggatccagttacaAAGAGAGGAACAGAGGCCCAGATCATGGAGCTTCATCATGAATATGAAGGGGATGATGCCTGATTCATCCGTTCCTGATTTCAGATGGctcagagcagagtggagaccCAGTAAGGTGGCATTTGCTGTTGTGGTGATAGACCAATGGAGTAGATCCAGTTCATTACTGAGGCATGAGCTGATTTGTACCATAACCAATCACTCAAAGTACTTCAATATGATAGATCTAAGTGTGTGGCAGATCATACTGCTCTTTCTAGGCACCGGTACGAGAAATAAATTTTGAACCAGGTGTGACCACAAACCTCAAAGCGAGAGTTTGAACGTGTCTTTGGATATTCCATCCAGTTGGTCCCCACAGGTCTTCAGTATGTGACTAGGTGCGCCATCTAGGCCAGAGTGTTTGCAAGAATTCACCCTCTTGAAGGATGCTTTGAGGTTGGCCTGAGAATGAGATCACAAGATCGTCTGGGGCTGTGGAGACTTGTGTGGTTATGTCATTGTTCTTCTTTTCCTGGAAGTGATGCATAATTAGAAATTGCTAGACTTCTGGACTCTTAAAACAGTAATATGAGTTAAAATATTATTATGACAAAGGGGATTTAAACTTATCAAATAAAATAGATACGAGATGTAAGAGAAGGAAATATATCTTCATCCAGTCTATTCAAGATGTTAGCATGGACCCACCTATGTGCCCAGTCAGTTAAAGGGGAATGAGTAGTGGACAATGAATACAACCATTGCCAATGGCACCTGCATCTCATGGACGCAAGTGAAAAAATGAAATCAGTCCTGATATCATGGCAATACATCCCCCAATAGCCTCACGTTGCAAGAGACATCccttattttaaatgtatttgacAGCCTATTAATGTTATCTGGCTTAGGCACCTGATCTACAATATACAGAATGGAattgtgctgctgcctcacagctgtaGGAATCCTATTCTCAACTGCCATCTGTGCAGAGTCTGAACATTCTTCCTTTGCGTTTGCTTCTACCAGATGTTCTGGTCTTTCATATCCCAAAGTTGTGCTGGTAGATTACTTGGCAGATGTAAATTACTCTTTAGTGCAAGTGCACTGCAAAGGAAATTAGAGAATGGGTTGATGGAATTATTGTGCTGGAAGGGGATATGGATCCGGTGAGCTGAATGACTAATGTCATAATAAGCATGCTAGTTGGCTCTTCCAGAGTACTAAACCTTTTAGTAAAATTGTGGTTGAATTGTTGGTAACTTTAATTCTACGTACATTTTACTTGTAACATTTTATGCCTTTGCCTATCAAATGTCTGTTTACCTCTAAAGGGCAATTCAAAGGCTTGGATGCCACCACGCTGGGAGGAAAGGAGTTTTAAAACCTTAAGGCCTCATTCACGGTGATCCACATACTTGCATAAAGACTGACTTTTCATTGCTGGGGTGGGAAGAGTAGAAGGTAACACAAGATTGAtgatggtggtggggaggggagatgtgTGCCATGATGGAggaaaacaatatttttaaatgcTGAACGGGGCATAAAGGTGGAAGGAAAAAAGAGAAGGGAATGTTTATGGGAGCTGGGTGTAACAAAGGAGGCTGAAATTAAAAGTGCTTCTCTCAGCCCCCAAAAAAGAGAAAATGGTTATCAATACAAATTGATTTTTTATCATATAATTTCCCCAGATATCTGACTTACAATTGTGGCCAGGGTAATGCGTCCGAGCATTGTTTGTCCCAGAATTACCCAACAAACAATGTGCCAATTTTATCCAGCTAATACATTTGGAGGCAGGTTTTGAAGTTGAATATAAGGCTGTTTTCCATGATATTATTGAGGAACTAAACAGATTACACAAAATAAATTATTAGCAGTATAATGGGGCCTTTAGAAATGTGGGAATTATTGAAGTTTGCTCTGGCATTTAGCTGACTAATGGCCAAGGTCCATTTACTGAGTATGTGAGAATGGAGATGCAGGCAAAATTGAGCCCAAGATGATGCAACTGAAGCAGTTGAGATGCAGGCACTTTTGGGGCTTGTCTTTCTAAAGTTCCTAGTTTTATTTAGTCAAATGTTCAGAAAATGCTATTTTGCATGAAAAGTTAATAAAATTCCAGAATCTGTTAAGATCAGGAATTGAATATATGTAAATTTTGTAAATTAACAAAGAACAAGGCATCATATGTAGCTCCCATAATAAATAATTTCTACATCTCATACATTTTTTTGATATGTGCATTGCATTTCATTAATTTACGTGACATGTTGCATCGATTTTTGTGAAGATAGTTGGCATTTGATGTCCGATGAAGGGAGTGACCTGCTGTCTTGTTGAATTGTAGTCATTAGTAAAGTTTGGTGGCCAGGATATTCTAAAGATGAATTTTCTTATTTGTAAAAGAGGAAGTTTTGTTTCTTGAAGTTTGGGATCATATTTTATTGATGAGTGGGTGATGTTTGGTTTGAACGGGAGGAGTTGGAATTTTGGAGAGAGGGAGGCTAAGGAGCATAAAGCAATAGATAAAGAGCATTTGATAAATTCCCTCATGATAGGATGTTCCTGAAGATTAAAATGCATAGGATCTTGCATAGGTGAATTGGTCTTTTGGATTCTGCAATGGTTTACTCATAGAAAACAAAGGATTATGGTGGGAAAATtttattctgactggaggtctgagaccagtggagttctgctggGACCTCTCTTTGTTTGTGATATGTATAAACAACTTGGAAGtacatgtaggtaaattggttagTAAGCTTGCAGACACATCAACATTGGTGGTGTTGTGGACAGTGACAGCGGGATATCGATCAACTAAAGGAACGGCGATACCAAAATGCATCTTTCCCAGGTGTCGTGGCTATGGATCCAGGAACCTACCAGGAGGCCCCAATAGGCCTGTCGAGGAGAGCTGCCCGACCCACCGCCGTCAGCGGACACGGAACATGCCTGGAGTGGGTCGGAGGCTCATCTCCCGCTCGTCCCCGACGACCGGGAactggaaggaggagagagacggACTGATGGATGATGGACA
This Leucoraja erinacea ecotype New England chromosome 16, Leri_hhj_1, whole genome shotgun sequence DNA region includes the following protein-coding sequences:
- the borcs6 gene encoding BLOC-1 related complex subunit 6, whose translation is MAEAEGETTVFSPPSETSESCEEESWESGGESSECAEGGGEGVVAAATGLPPPPVGQSKPVSVNPATRDWVCGRLQDSKSLDGISQVLGGLRARDIKVEGRRATISSALELEGTVSHDGDLTHYVANNLQHKIKMSSRQNLDLETGSSVETKSMQRLKSDIPPIDPGVLQDLERDAKEVAQKVDQMMRSLNATIQNMTALSVGYIQTYRDSVDSLGESVDMSIKGMYTLMARCEELDRSMQPILVLSKQIRDVKRTLEMFETLCK